The following coding sequences are from one Syngnathus acus chromosome 14, fSynAcu1.2, whole genome shotgun sequence window:
- the pds5b gene encoding sister chromatid cohesion protein PDS5 homolog B isoform X3 — protein MAHSKVRAADGKVAYPPGVKEISDKISKEEMVRRLKMVVKTFMDMDQDSEEQKELYLNLALHLASDFFLKHPDKDVRLLVACCLADIFRIYAPEAPYTSPDKLKDIFMFITRQLKGLEDTKSPQFNRYFYLLENIAWVKSYNICFELEDSNEIFTQLYRTLFQVINNGHNQKVHMHMVDLMSSIICEGDTVSQELLDTVLVNLVPAHKNLNKQAYDLAKALLKRTAQAIEPYITNFFNQVLMLGKTSVSDLSEHVFDLILELYNIDGHLLLSVLPQLEFKLKSNDNDERLQVVKLLAKMFGAKDSELAAQNKPLWQCYLGRFNDIHVPIRLECVKFASHCLMNHPDLAKDLTEFLRVRSHDPEEAIRHDVIVSIVTAAKKDLSLVNDALLNFVKERTLDKRWRVRKEAMMGLASIYRKYSLQGEGGREASKQISWIKDKLLHIYYQNSIDDRLLVERIFAQYMVPHSLETAERMKCLYYLYATLDTNAVKALNEMWKCQNLLRHNVKDLLDLVKKPKSETSSKAVFAKVMVITRNLPDPGKAQDFVKKLAQVLEDDERIRDQLETLVSPSCSCKQAELCVRDITKKLGSPKQPSNPFLEMVKFLLERIAPVHIDTESISALIKQVNKSIEGTADDDEEGVLTDSAIRAGLELLKVLSFTHPVSFHSAETFESLLGCLKMDDEKVAEAALQIFKNTGSKMEESFPHIKSVLLPVLQSKAKRGPPRQAKYAIHCINAMFANRDTHFAQIFEPLHKGLDPADLEQLITPLTTLGHLAQLAPEQFAAPLKSLVANFIVKDLLMNDRIPGKKTTKLWVPDDEVSPETMAKIQGIKLMVRWLLGVKNNQSKSGNSTLRMLTAILHSDGDLTEQGKMGKPDMSRLRLAAACALLKLAQEPCYHKIITLEQYQLCALVINDECYQVRQGFAQKLHRGLCRLRLPLEYMAVFALCAKDPVKERRAHARQCLVKNVNIRREYLKQHAAISDKLFSLLPEYVVPYAVHLLAHDPDYVKVQDIEQLKDIKEALWFVLEIIMAKNENNSHAFIRKMVENIKQTKDAQSPADSKTNEKLYTVCDVAMHIIMSKSTTYSLESPKDPILPSTLFTKPDKNISNTKYYLPPEMKSFFAPGKPKSANVLGAVNKPLSSAGKQIQSKASRMETASNDDSSSSPGSPQRAKSRHDSAEMDHSENEDLSRKRADSADKESEKPRGRKRGLTAGDDGDIKPKRGRKKATAVTEAEDMWGDEDNRPEDEQNNPPKKGRRGRPPKAAASGNQDASPAKGKRGRKKAAPPPEDDEEDDEERPDEDDDDDDEDGGGGAENVEVKTRAGRQARTPRRSQRTYPFARGL, from the exons ATGGCTCACTCTAAAGTCCGAGCCGCAGACGGGAAGGTGGCCTACCCCCCGGGGGTGAAGGAGATCTCTGACAAGATCTCCAAGGAGGAGATGGTCCGCCGCCTCAAG ATGGTGGTGAAGACCTTCATGGACATGGACCAGGACTCGGAAGAGCAGAAGGAGCTCTACCTGAACCTGGCCCTACACCTGGCCTCTGACTTTTTCCTCAAACACCCCGACAAGGATGTGCGGCTGCTGGTGGCGTGCTGCCTCGCCGACATTTTCCGAATCTATGCTCCCGAGGCACCCTACACCTCCCCCGACAAGCTTAAG GACATTTTCATGTTCATCACCAGGCAGCTCAAAGGTCTGGAGGACACAAAGAGCCCTCAGTTCAACAGATACTTCTACCTGCTGGAG AACATTGCCTGGGTCAAGTCGTACAACATCTGCTTCGAGCTGGAAGACAGCAACGAGATCTTCACCCAACTCTACCGCACGCTCTTCCAGGTCATCAA CAACGGCCACAACCAGAAGGTGCATATGCACATGGTTGACCTGATGAGCTCCATCATCTGCGAGGGCGACACCGTGTCCCAGGAGCTGCTGGACACGGTCTTGGTCAACCTGGTGCCAGCCCACAAG AACTTGAACAAGCAAGCGTACGACCTGGCCAAAGCGCTGCTGAAGAGGACGGCTCAGGCCATCGAGCCATACATCACTAAC TTCTTCAACCAGGTGCTGATGCTGGGCAAGACATCCGTGAGCGACTTGTCCGAGCACGTCTTCGACTTGATCCTGGAGCTCTACAACATTGACGGCCACCTCCTGCTCTCCGTGCTGCCCCAGCTGGAGTTCAAACTCAAG AGTAATGACAACGACGAGAGGCTGCAGGTGGTCAAGCTGCTGGCCAAGATGTTTGGCGCCAAGGACTCTGAGTTGGCGGCGCAGAACAAGCCGTTGTGGCAGTGCTACTTGGGCAG GTTCAACGACATCCACGTGCCCATCAGACTGGAGTGCGTCAAGTTTGCCAGCCATTGTCTAATGAACCACCCTGACCTAGCTAAAGACCTCACAG AATTCTTAAGGGTGCGTTCGCACGACCCGGAGGAGGCCATCCGCCACGACGTCATCGTCTCCATCGTCACCGCCGCCAAGAAGGACCTCTCTCTGGTGAACGACGCCCTGCTCAACTTTGTCAAAGAGCGTACCTTGGACAAGAGG TGGCGTGTACGCAAGGAGGCCATGATGGGCCTGGCGTCCATCTACAGGAAGTACTCGCTGCAGGGCGAGGGTGGGCGCGAGGCGTCCAAACAGATCTCCTGGATCAAAGACAAGCTGCTTCACATCTATTACCAGAACAGCATCGACGACAG GTTACTGGTGGAACGCATCTTTGCCCAGTACATGGTCCCTCACAGCCTGGAGACGGCAGAGAGGATGAAGTGTCTTTACTACCTCTACGCCACTTTGGACACTAATGCTGTCAA AGCCCTGAATGAGATGTGGAAGTGTCAGAATCTACTGAGACACAACGTCAAAGACCTGCTGGACCTGGTCAAGAAGCCCAAG TCTGAAACTTCCAGCAAAGCTGTTTTCGCCAAAGTCATGGTTATCACCA GAAATCTTCCAGATCCAGGCAAGGCTCAAGATTTTGTCAAGAAGCTGGCCCAGGTGCTGGAGGACGACGAGCGCATCCGAGACCAGCTGGAGACGCTGGTCAGCCCTTCATGCTCCTGCAAGCAGGCTGAGTTGTGTGTG CGAGACATCACAAAGAAACTAGGCAGTCCCAAGCAGCCCAGCAATCCTTTCCTGGAGATGGTTAAGTTCCTTTTGGAGAGAATTGCTCCCGTGCACATCGACACAGAGTCCATCAG CGCTTTGATTAAACAGGTCAACAAATCCATAGAAGGAACAGCCGACGATGACGAGGAGGGTGTTCTCACAGACAGCGCCATCAGAGCCGGCCTGGAACTGCTTAAG GTGCTGTCCTTCACGCACCCAGTGTCCTTCCACTCGGCCGAGACCTTCGAGTCCCTGCTGGGCTGCCTGAAGATGGATGACGAGAAGGTGGCCGAGGCGGCGCTGCAGATCTTCAAGAATACAGGCAGCAAGATGGAGGAGAGCTTCCCACACATCAAGTC TGTCTTGCTGCCGGTGCTGCAGTCCAAAGCCAAGCGGGGCCCGCCTCGTCAGGCCAAATACGCCATCCACTGCATCAATGCCATGTTTGCCAACAGAGACACTCACTTTGCGCAGATCTTTGAG CCGTTGCACAAAGGTCTGGACCCAGCCGACCTGGAGCAGCTCATCACCCCTCTGACCACGCTCGGTCACCTGGCCCAGCTGGCCCCCGAGCAGTTTGCCGCCCCCCTCAAGTCGCTGGTGGCCAACTTCATCGTGAAGGATTTGCTCATGAACGACAGG ATTCCAGGCAAGAAGACCACCAAGCTTTGGGTTCCCGATGATGAGGTTTCTCCCGAGACCATGGCCAAG ATCCAGGGCATCAAGCTGATGGTGCGCTGGCTGCTGGGCGTGAAAAACAACCAGAGCAAGTCTGGCAACTCCACGCTGCGCATGTTGACGGCCATCTTGCACAGCGACGGAGACCTCACAGAGCAAGGGAAGATGGG CAAACCCGACATGTCGAGGCTCCGCCTGGCTGCCGCCTGTGCCCTGCTGAAGCTGGCCCAGGAGCCGTGTTACCACAAGATCATCACGCTGGAGCAGTACCAGCTGTGTGCGCTGGTCATTAAC GACGAGTGCTACCAGGTGCGTCAGGGCTTTGCGCAAAAACTGCACCGGGGCCTGTGCCGCCTGCGCCTCCCTCTGGAGTACATGGCCGTGTTCGCCTTGTGTGCCAAGGACCCCGTCAAGGAGCGGCGGGCACACGCGCGCCAGTGCCTGGTCAAGAACGTCAACATTCGGCGCGAGTACCTCAAGCAGCATGCCGCCATCAGCG ACAAGCTTTTCTCGCTGCTGCCCGAGTATGTGGTGCCGTACGCCGTCCACTTGCTGGCGCATGACCCAGACTACGTCAAAGTGCAGGACATCGAGCAGCTCAAAGACATCAAAGA AGCGTTGTGGTTTGTGCTGGAGATCATCATGGCCAAGAACGAGAACAatagccacgccttcatcaGGAAGATGGTGGAGAACatcaagcaaacaaaagacgCACAGTCGCCCGCTGACTCCAAAACCAACGAG AAACTGTACACGGTGTGCGACGTGGCCATGCACATCATCATGTCCAAGAGCACCACCTACAGCCTGGAGTCGCCCAAAGACCCCATTCTGCCCAGCACCTTGTTCACGAAGCCCGATAAG AATATCAGCAACACAAAATATTATCTTCCGCCTGAGATGAAGTCGTTCTTTGCGCCGGGAAAG CCCAAGTCTGCCAATGTCCTGGGCGCCGTCAACAAACCGTTGTCGTCGGCCGGCAAACAGATCCAGAGCAAAGCGTCCCGCATGGAGACAGCCAGCAATGACGACTCCTCCTCCAGTCCGGGCTCGCCGCAACGCGCCAAGAGCAG GCACGACAGCGCTGAAATGGACCACAGTGAAAATGAGGACTTGAGCAGAAAGCGAGCGGACAGCGCCGACAAG GAGAGTGAGAAGCCTCGTGGTCGCAAGCGCGGCCTGACAGCTGGCGACGACGGCGACATCAAACCCAAACGCGGACGCAAAAAGGCCACGGCCGTGACGGAGGCTGAGGACATGTGGGGGGATGAGGACAACAGGCCCGAGGACGAGCAAAACAATCCTCCCAAGAAGGGACGCAGGGGGCGGCCCCCCAAGGCGGCCGCATCGGGCAATCAGGACGCATCGCCCGCCAAAGGGAAGAGAGGGCGCAAGAAGGCAGCGCCGCCCCCAGAGGACGACGAAGAGGACGACGAGGAGAGGCCcgacgaggacgacgacgacgacgacgaggatGGTGGTGGCGGCGCTGAGAACGTGGAAGTCAAGACCCGGGCTGGACGACAGGCCAGGACTCCCAGACGATCGCAAAG AACATATCCATTTGCCCGAGGCCTGTGA
- the pds5b gene encoding sister chromatid cohesion protein PDS5 homolog B isoform X2 — MAHSKVRAADGKVAYPPGVKEISDKISKEEMVRRLKMVVKTFMDMDQDSEEQKELYLNLALHLASDFFLKHPDKDVRLLVACCLADIFRIYAPEAPYTSPDKLKDIFMFITRQLKGLEDTKSPQFNRYFYLLENIAWVKSYNICFELEDSNEIFTQLYRTLFQVINNGHNQKVHMHMVDLMSSIICEGDTVSQELLDTVLVNLVPAHKNLNKQAYDLAKALLKRTAQAIEPYITNFFNQVLMLGKTSVSDLSEHVFDLILELYNIDGHLLLSVLPQLEFKLKSNDNDERLQVVKLLAKMFGAKDSELAAQNKPLWQCYLGRFNDIHVPIRLECVKFASHCLMNHPDLAKDLTEFLRVRSHDPEEAIRHDVIVSIVTAAKKDLSLVNDALLNFVKERTLDKRWRVRKEAMMGLASIYRKYSLQGEGGREASKQISWIKDKLLHIYYQNSIDDRLLVERIFAQYMVPHSLETAERMKCLYYLYATLDTNAVKALNEMWKCQNLLRHNVKDLLDLVKKPKSETSSKAVFAKVMVITRNLPDPGKAQDFVKKLAQVLEDDERIRDQLETLVSPSCSCKQAELCVRDITKKLGSPKQPSNPFLEMVKFLLERIAPVHIDTESISALIKQVNKSIEGTADDDEEGVLTDSAIRAGLELLKVLSFTHPVSFHSAETFESLLGCLKMDDEKVAEAALQIFKNTGSKMEESFPHIKSVLLPVLQSKAKRGPPRQAKYAIHCINAMFANRDTHFAQIFEPLHKGLDPADLEQLITPLTTLGHLAQLAPEQFAAPLKSLVANFIVKDLLMNDRIPGKKTTKLWVPDDEVSPETMAKIQGIKLMVRWLLGVKNNQSKSGNSTLRMLTAILHSDGDLTEQGKMGKPDMSRLRLAAACALLKLAQEPCYHKIITLEQYQLCALVINDECYQVRQGFAQKLHRGLCRLRLPLEYMAVFALCAKDPVKERRAHARQCLVKNVNIRREYLKQHAAISDKLFSLLPEYVVPYAVHLLAHDPDYVKVQDIEQLKDIKEALWFVLEIIMAKNENNSHAFIRKMVENIKQTKDAQSPADSKTNEKLYTVCDVAMHIIMSKSTTYSLESPKDPILPSTLFTKPDKNISNTKYYLPPEMKSFFAPGKPKSANVLGAVNKPLSSAGKQIQSKASRMETASNDDSSSSPGSPQRAKSRHDSAEMDHSENEDLSRKRADSADKESEKPRGRKRGLTAGDDGDIKPKRGRKKATAVTEAEDMWGDEDNRPEDEQNNPPKKGRRGRPPKAAASGNQDASPAKGKRGRKKAAPPPEDDEEDDEERPDEDDDDDDEDGGGGAENVEVKTRAGRQARTPRRSQRRGGRSKAGAAKDDSEDEEDQEDDEVQEEEPTPKGRKKAAGRRR, encoded by the exons ATGGCTCACTCTAAAGTCCGAGCCGCAGACGGGAAGGTGGCCTACCCCCCGGGGGTGAAGGAGATCTCTGACAAGATCTCCAAGGAGGAGATGGTCCGCCGCCTCAAG ATGGTGGTGAAGACCTTCATGGACATGGACCAGGACTCGGAAGAGCAGAAGGAGCTCTACCTGAACCTGGCCCTACACCTGGCCTCTGACTTTTTCCTCAAACACCCCGACAAGGATGTGCGGCTGCTGGTGGCGTGCTGCCTCGCCGACATTTTCCGAATCTATGCTCCCGAGGCACCCTACACCTCCCCCGACAAGCTTAAG GACATTTTCATGTTCATCACCAGGCAGCTCAAAGGTCTGGAGGACACAAAGAGCCCTCAGTTCAACAGATACTTCTACCTGCTGGAG AACATTGCCTGGGTCAAGTCGTACAACATCTGCTTCGAGCTGGAAGACAGCAACGAGATCTTCACCCAACTCTACCGCACGCTCTTCCAGGTCATCAA CAACGGCCACAACCAGAAGGTGCATATGCACATGGTTGACCTGATGAGCTCCATCATCTGCGAGGGCGACACCGTGTCCCAGGAGCTGCTGGACACGGTCTTGGTCAACCTGGTGCCAGCCCACAAG AACTTGAACAAGCAAGCGTACGACCTGGCCAAAGCGCTGCTGAAGAGGACGGCTCAGGCCATCGAGCCATACATCACTAAC TTCTTCAACCAGGTGCTGATGCTGGGCAAGACATCCGTGAGCGACTTGTCCGAGCACGTCTTCGACTTGATCCTGGAGCTCTACAACATTGACGGCCACCTCCTGCTCTCCGTGCTGCCCCAGCTGGAGTTCAAACTCAAG AGTAATGACAACGACGAGAGGCTGCAGGTGGTCAAGCTGCTGGCCAAGATGTTTGGCGCCAAGGACTCTGAGTTGGCGGCGCAGAACAAGCCGTTGTGGCAGTGCTACTTGGGCAG GTTCAACGACATCCACGTGCCCATCAGACTGGAGTGCGTCAAGTTTGCCAGCCATTGTCTAATGAACCACCCTGACCTAGCTAAAGACCTCACAG AATTCTTAAGGGTGCGTTCGCACGACCCGGAGGAGGCCATCCGCCACGACGTCATCGTCTCCATCGTCACCGCCGCCAAGAAGGACCTCTCTCTGGTGAACGACGCCCTGCTCAACTTTGTCAAAGAGCGTACCTTGGACAAGAGG TGGCGTGTACGCAAGGAGGCCATGATGGGCCTGGCGTCCATCTACAGGAAGTACTCGCTGCAGGGCGAGGGTGGGCGCGAGGCGTCCAAACAGATCTCCTGGATCAAAGACAAGCTGCTTCACATCTATTACCAGAACAGCATCGACGACAG GTTACTGGTGGAACGCATCTTTGCCCAGTACATGGTCCCTCACAGCCTGGAGACGGCAGAGAGGATGAAGTGTCTTTACTACCTCTACGCCACTTTGGACACTAATGCTGTCAA AGCCCTGAATGAGATGTGGAAGTGTCAGAATCTACTGAGACACAACGTCAAAGACCTGCTGGACCTGGTCAAGAAGCCCAAG TCTGAAACTTCCAGCAAAGCTGTTTTCGCCAAAGTCATGGTTATCACCA GAAATCTTCCAGATCCAGGCAAGGCTCAAGATTTTGTCAAGAAGCTGGCCCAGGTGCTGGAGGACGACGAGCGCATCCGAGACCAGCTGGAGACGCTGGTCAGCCCTTCATGCTCCTGCAAGCAGGCTGAGTTGTGTGTG CGAGACATCACAAAGAAACTAGGCAGTCCCAAGCAGCCCAGCAATCCTTTCCTGGAGATGGTTAAGTTCCTTTTGGAGAGAATTGCTCCCGTGCACATCGACACAGAGTCCATCAG CGCTTTGATTAAACAGGTCAACAAATCCATAGAAGGAACAGCCGACGATGACGAGGAGGGTGTTCTCACAGACAGCGCCATCAGAGCCGGCCTGGAACTGCTTAAG GTGCTGTCCTTCACGCACCCAGTGTCCTTCCACTCGGCCGAGACCTTCGAGTCCCTGCTGGGCTGCCTGAAGATGGATGACGAGAAGGTGGCCGAGGCGGCGCTGCAGATCTTCAAGAATACAGGCAGCAAGATGGAGGAGAGCTTCCCACACATCAAGTC TGTCTTGCTGCCGGTGCTGCAGTCCAAAGCCAAGCGGGGCCCGCCTCGTCAGGCCAAATACGCCATCCACTGCATCAATGCCATGTTTGCCAACAGAGACACTCACTTTGCGCAGATCTTTGAG CCGTTGCACAAAGGTCTGGACCCAGCCGACCTGGAGCAGCTCATCACCCCTCTGACCACGCTCGGTCACCTGGCCCAGCTGGCCCCCGAGCAGTTTGCCGCCCCCCTCAAGTCGCTGGTGGCCAACTTCATCGTGAAGGATTTGCTCATGAACGACAGG ATTCCAGGCAAGAAGACCACCAAGCTTTGGGTTCCCGATGATGAGGTTTCTCCCGAGACCATGGCCAAG ATCCAGGGCATCAAGCTGATGGTGCGCTGGCTGCTGGGCGTGAAAAACAACCAGAGCAAGTCTGGCAACTCCACGCTGCGCATGTTGACGGCCATCTTGCACAGCGACGGAGACCTCACAGAGCAAGGGAAGATGGG CAAACCCGACATGTCGAGGCTCCGCCTGGCTGCCGCCTGTGCCCTGCTGAAGCTGGCCCAGGAGCCGTGTTACCACAAGATCATCACGCTGGAGCAGTACCAGCTGTGTGCGCTGGTCATTAAC GACGAGTGCTACCAGGTGCGTCAGGGCTTTGCGCAAAAACTGCACCGGGGCCTGTGCCGCCTGCGCCTCCCTCTGGAGTACATGGCCGTGTTCGCCTTGTGTGCCAAGGACCCCGTCAAGGAGCGGCGGGCACACGCGCGCCAGTGCCTGGTCAAGAACGTCAACATTCGGCGCGAGTACCTCAAGCAGCATGCCGCCATCAGCG ACAAGCTTTTCTCGCTGCTGCCCGAGTATGTGGTGCCGTACGCCGTCCACTTGCTGGCGCATGACCCAGACTACGTCAAAGTGCAGGACATCGAGCAGCTCAAAGACATCAAAGA AGCGTTGTGGTTTGTGCTGGAGATCATCATGGCCAAGAACGAGAACAatagccacgccttcatcaGGAAGATGGTGGAGAACatcaagcaaacaaaagacgCACAGTCGCCCGCTGACTCCAAAACCAACGAG AAACTGTACACGGTGTGCGACGTGGCCATGCACATCATCATGTCCAAGAGCACCACCTACAGCCTGGAGTCGCCCAAAGACCCCATTCTGCCCAGCACCTTGTTCACGAAGCCCGATAAG AATATCAGCAACACAAAATATTATCTTCCGCCTGAGATGAAGTCGTTCTTTGCGCCGGGAAAG CCCAAGTCTGCCAATGTCCTGGGCGCCGTCAACAAACCGTTGTCGTCGGCCGGCAAACAGATCCAGAGCAAAGCGTCCCGCATGGAGACAGCCAGCAATGACGACTCCTCCTCCAGTCCGGGCTCGCCGCAACGCGCCAAGAGCAG GCACGACAGCGCTGAAATGGACCACAGTGAAAATGAGGACTTGAGCAGAAAGCGAGCGGACAGCGCCGACAAG GAGAGTGAGAAGCCTCGTGGTCGCAAGCGCGGCCTGACAGCTGGCGACGACGGCGACATCAAACCCAAACGCGGACGCAAAAAGGCCACGGCCGTGACGGAGGCTGAGGACATGTGGGGGGATGAGGACAACAGGCCCGAGGACGAGCAAAACAATCCTCCCAAGAAGGGACGCAGGGGGCGGCCCCCCAAGGCGGCCGCATCGGGCAATCAGGACGCATCGCCCGCCAAAGGGAAGAGAGGGCGCAAGAAGGCAGCGCCGCCCCCAGAGGACGACGAAGAGGACGACGAGGAGAGGCCcgacgaggacgacgacgacgacgacgaggatGGTGGTGGCGGCGCTGAGAACGTGGAAGTCAAGACCCGGGCTGGACGACAGGCCAGGACTCCCAGACGATCGCAAAG GCGGGGAGGACGGTCAAAGGCGGGAGCCGCTAAAGACGACTCTGAGGACGAGGAAGACCAGGAGGATGACGAAgtgcaggaggaggagcccACACCTAAG GGTCGCAAAAAGGCGGCGGGCCGAAGAAGATGA